The DNA region AATGGATTTCAAATCTTAATAGACTACCCAAGATCAAATTATGTCCCAAAATATAGTATCGAATCAATACTAAATAAAAACTTTTCTAAAAATTTTTTTAAAAATAAAATGGTTGTTATTGGCGCAACTGCGCCATCACTTAAAGATATATTCGCTTTCCCTTCGAGCAGATTTATAAAAGATAGCCAACTTATGTATATAAGTGGAGCCGAAATCCATGCGCATAGAGCGAATCAACTGCTTTCTCTCCAAAATGGAAATACTCTACAAATTAATACCATAAATCCAACATTAGAATTATTGCTAATAATTCTATTAACATTATCGACAGCTTTATATATAGAAAAAAGTAAGAAAATTTTGTATGGATTATTAGGTTTAATAATCATAATTTCATCTTTATCAATAGCTGTGTTTTTATCATTTATTTCAGGATATTGGATTGAATTTTCCCTACCAATTATTTCTATTATTTTAGTTTCTACAGTTTCATGGGTTAAAAAGGCCGCAGAACAGCAAAAACAAAAAGCTTTGATGCAAAAACTTTTAGGTCAAACTACATCTCCAGAAGTTGCGGAAGAATTATGGAAACAAAAAGATGCACTAATAGAAAACGGCAAGTTTCCTGGAACTGAATTACCTGTAACTATTCTATTTAGTGACACCGTTAGTTTTAGTAGTGTTTCAGAGAAAATGACTCCTACAGAATTATTAGACTGGCTTAATAATGGTATGGAAAAGTTTGTAAAAATAATTTCAGAAAATGGAGGAATGGTAAATAAGTTTACTGGTGACGGATTCCTTGCTGTCTTCGGGGCACCTGTAAGAAAATCATTAGAGGAATCTTCCAATGCTTCAATTAAAACTGCTATTGAGATTAGAAATGCAATAGATGATCTAATAGAAGATTCAGGTAAGAAAAATTTACCGCCTCTACGCTTAAGGATTGGGATTCATAGTGGAAAAATTATCACTGGATCTATGGGAGGAGCTGAAAAGATTGAATATGCTCTAATCGGAGATAGCGTAAATGTAGCTGCCAGACTTGAATCACTAAATAAGGAGAAGATGAACAATAACTGCAGAATTCTTGTTTCTGGAGATAGTCTTAAGTTTCTAAAAAAAGAAAATTATAATATTGAAAATTGGGGAGAATGCAAAGTTAAAGGGAGAGAATCACTTGTGGAAGTTTATGAAATTCTTTGAAAATAGTTTAATAAAAATTTAAGAAGAGTTTTATTTTTTATTTGATCTAATTAATTTGTCACATAAGTTTCTCGCAATTAGTGAATTTAACTTTTCAAATAATTCTGGTTTTCTATCTTTAATCTTTTGAAGCTTAGCCTTACTCCAACTGATAGCAAAAATATCATTAGAAATTACATTGGCTGATGTTTTATCTCCCGTAATAAAAGAAAATTCTGAAATCCAATCACCTTTCTTTAGTTTTGCTACCTCCACGTTATTTTCTATTGTTATTGATGCTTCACCATCTACTACAAATGAAAGATTTTCAAATTCGCTATTTTTATTGACAAGTTTCAAAGACTTTTTATTTTTATGTTTAATAATATCCCCAAATTTAATCATATTTTTAAATTCAAATGGCAGAAATATGAAAAAGTAATTTTTATATGTCTCTCTCCAACCTATTGGGACGCATCTTATGGATCTGGAATAATAAAAAATTGAAATCATATAAATATTTAAGCAAAAATGTAGTATTGCTAGTAATAAAATAGAAACGTGCTCTGCTGTTTCAAGTCCAACCCAATAACAAAAAAAGAAATTCGCTATCGAAAGTGCTACGATAATGAATCTTAAAACTATAAGAGAAGAACAAACGAAAGAAAGTCCTTCTATCGTTCCTAAAATAGCTTCTACCCAATCTGGAGTTAATACAAAGTTAATCATTTAATAACCATTAAGAAATCAAAGATACTGTTAAGTTAAAGCATAAATAATTTTTGAAATACTAGGTAAAAAATCTAACTAATATCTAGATTTACTCAAAATTATATTTTTACATTAATTACATATATACTTTTATAATAAATTCATAAATTTTAGAAATGAAGAATCTAAGAAAAGATTCAGGGTTCTTTAGACCTGGATTCTCTAATTTTTCATCTATTCAAACTTTGCTTGGAGATTTCATAAACGATAGAACTTCTCCAAGTCTTCTAGAAAAAATCCATGAAGAAAAAGCAAAAAGACTTATAAATAATACATGGGATAATGGAGAACCTTTTGAGAGGGTTATCAGTAGCAATGAAGATTTAAGAGAAATTCTTTGTAATCCCAATATTTACAAGAATTCAATTTGCATTATAGAACCAGCAGATCATGTTGGTAAAAATATTATTGGGGAGGATGTAAGAGCTTCAAGTAACATTGCTTCATTATGCCAATACATTGCAGACTGCGATTCAATACTAATTCCATTATGGAAAACAGGTAAACTTGACAACCAATTATTGATTGATTTACTAAAAAACTGTTTGGCAGTATTTGTGGAAGGTGGGCATCCAACAGTGAAGGATTCTAAAAGTTTTGAAGGATTAAATATATCATTAAATGAATTACAAGAATTTACTGAAGAACTTTTACTCTCAAGAGAGCTAAAAACAGCTCCATCTATCTTTATATGCCTTGGCCATCAGTTAGCTGCACAGGCTCATATTAGACTTATTAAAAAAGCAACACATCAAATAACTAATCTATTAAAACCAGAAATAATTTCATCTTCATGTCATTACGATAACCTTATAAATGTATGTAATGAAATAATAAATACTGGAGAAAATTTAGCTATTTATAAAGATGAAAATACTTCAGACGATGTACCAGGAATAGAGGTTGCTAAAGGTTGGGATGATCCCTGCTTTGCTGTTGCATTAAATGAAATTCCAGAAGTTGGGCAAGTTGAATTATTACATTATTCTCATAATGGTATTCACCAAAGTAAAGACTTTTCTAAATTACTTTTACATCATGAAGTAACAAGTGAACAAAACGTTGGAATAGTTGAACAATCAGTGACTTTTGAGAAAGATTTAAATATTGTTATGTTTCACAGTGACGAGGTAAATGAAGAAGCGATATTATTTTCAAATTGGGCATATGGATTACTTCAAAAAGCAATTGCACCAATAAGAAAGATTATTTCAGTTTCTGAGTTTTCTTGGCTTTTAAGCTTACCTGATTCAATTGAAATTGTATGCTCTACAAGTGCTGCAGGTAAGTTATGTACTGAAGTTTCAGCTACTTGTATTAACTATACTGATTATGAAACCCAGCATAAAAGAAGATCTTTCACCTTCCAATTTCATCCTGAATTGCTTGATGATCTAAGAGAATTTAATAAATCAGGAATGCCCTCCTACGAGAAATTAAAAAATGATGATGGAGTTAGAATGTTAATGAGAGTTATTTACGAATCAATTACTGATTAATTTTTATAATTAAATTTTTTGAATACCTTTTTACTGAGTAAAAAATCCTATTTTAAGATTCTTGTATTTTTGAATACTTATCAAAGGTGTAATTAAATCAGATTATAAGATTAGTCGCATTTTCAAAATGACTCAAACTTCCATGAATACTCCTTATGCAAAAAGAGTAGCAGAAAAATTTAGAGAGGCTCAAAACTATTTAAAAACAAACGGTTTTAGTAGATCAACTAAACATTTATTAGAAGATATTGAAAATTCTGTTGAAAAATAATAATGCCCATACCTCCTCACTTACCACAATTACAATACGGCTATGACGATGGGTTTACTACCATAGTTTTTGGGTTATTAGGAAGTTGCTTGGGATGTATCTTAATTTTATTAATTTCATTTTTTGAATTTAAATTCAAAAAGCAAAATAGTAAGCCTTAACAGACTTACTAAACATTAAATAAGAACTCCATTACATCACCTTCATTAACTATATATTCCTTACCTTCACTTCTTAAAAGACCTTTAGTTTTTGCATTGGCAATTGAACCTGAATCAATTAAATTTTGATATGAAATAGTCTGAGCTCTTATAAATCCTTTTTCAAAATCAGTATGAATTACCCCTGCTGCTTGTGGCGCAGTCATACCATCTTTTATGGTCCATGCTTTTGTCTCCTTTTCTCCTGTAGTGAAATAAGTTTTTAATCCTAGTAATTTATATGTTGATCTAATTAAAGAACTTAACCCTCCTTCTTTTACTCCTAAACCCATAAGGTAGTCTTTTTTATCTTCTGGTTCTAACTCTATTAATTCAGATTCGACTTGCGCTGATATTTTTATGCATTCTGTATTTTCATTACTTGCAAAACTTTGAACTTTTGATGCGAAATCATTACCTTCAGCTAAATCATTTTCATTCAAATTTGTTGCGTAAATAATTGGTTTTGCGGTAAGGAAGCCTAATTGCTTAATTATTAAATTTTCTTCTTCACTCAAAGATATTGATCTAACTGAAAGGCCTTTCTCTAGCTCTTCTTCAATTTTTTCTAGTAAAGTGTCTTCTTTTGCTGCCTCTTTACTAGTTCTAACCTGTTTTTTAATTCTTTCTCTTCTTTTTTGGAGTTGAGATAAATCAGCTAAATTCAATTCCAGATTAATTATCTCAATGTCATCCAAGGGATCTACCTTCCCAGAAACATGAATTACATCACTATCTTCAAAGCACCTTATAACATGAACTATTGCATCAACCTCCCTAATATTTGATAAAAATTTATTTCCCAAACCTTCGCCTTTACTAGCTCCTTTTACTAGTCCTGCAATATCTACAAATTCAATTTTTGTTGGAATAATATTTTGGCTAGAACTTAAATCACCTAACTCTTGCAACCTTTGATCTGGGACGGAAACTATGCCTTTATTAGGTTCTATAGTACAAAAGGGGAAATTAGCCGCATGGGCCTTGGCATTTTCTACAAGTGCATTAAATAGAGTTGATTTTCCAACATTTGGTAATCCAATAATACCTGCTTTTAACATTTGAAAAAACTTATGGAAAAATTATTAAGAAAACATCTTCTAGTAATATAGTATTTACTTAACCAATCTTGGATAAGTTAATTATAATCGTCTTGATTATTTATTTAGTTTCTAAATATTCTCTA from Prochlorococcus marinus XMU1410 includes:
- a CDS encoding adenylate/guanylate cyclase domain-containing protein, with translation MFKKLIKASVNSSFYLLVILFCSILSFRGVTQNLDLIIYDSLLNKFPKKNKAESKTIVVGITEKDIEKYGWPIDDIYLFEVIRNLDKADSSSIVLDLYRNVGVGKGADQLASFSKENPKVISIFNVAEGISSIPNFPPERQAFNDIPVDVDNVIRRNLVGVDRKKFNLPPQFVSIPSRMVEIHQKLNNEIFDIDEQFSEGKINTIKKYSGGYTNVDSNGFQILIDYPRSNYVPKYSIESILNKNFSKNFFKNKMVVIGATAPSLKDIFAFPSSRFIKDSQLMYISGAEIHAHRANQLLSLQNGNTLQINTINPTLELLLIILLTLSTALYIEKSKKILYGLLGLIIIISSLSIAVFLSFISGYWIEFSLPIISIILVSTVSWVKKAAEQQKQKALMQKLLGQTTSPEVAEELWKQKDALIENGKFPGTELPVTILFSDTVSFSSVSEKMTPTELLDWLNNGMEKFVKIISENGGMVNKFTGDGFLAVFGAPVRKSLEESSNASIKTAIEIRNAIDDLIEDSGKKNLPPLRLRIGIHSGKIITGSMGGAEKIEYALIGDSVNVAARLESLNKEKMNNNCRILVSGDSLKFLKKENYNIENWGECKVKGRESLVEVYEIL
- the ychF gene encoding redox-regulated ATPase YchF; amino-acid sequence: MLKAGIIGLPNVGKSTLFNALVENAKAHAANFPFCTIEPNKGIVSVPDQRLQELGDLSSSQNIIPTKIEFVDIAGLVKGASKGEGLGNKFLSNIREVDAIVHVIRCFEDSDVIHVSGKVDPLDDIEIINLELNLADLSQLQKRRERIKKQVRTSKEAAKEDTLLEKIEEELEKGLSVRSISLSEEENLIIKQLGFLTAKPIIYATNLNENDLAEGNDFASKVQSFASNENTECIKISAQVESELIELEPEDKKDYLMGLGVKEGGLSSLIRSTYKLLGLKTYFTTGEKETKAWTIKDGMTAPQAAGVIHTDFEKGFIRAQTISYQNLIDSGSIANAKTKGLLRSEGKEYIVNEGDVMEFLFNV